Proteins encoded in a region of the Zea mays cultivar B73 chromosome 4, Zm-B73-REFERENCE-NAM-5.0, whole genome shotgun sequence genome:
- the LOC100284898 gene encoding E3 ubiquitin-protein ligase Os03g0188200, translated as MGFPSVCYCVILPQPLILVLQLLDFLRHAVLLCLSSLGLAAPPAADDHPAYAYAAPPPPPSDLWALQPSSLQQQQQQAAAAALAPPPTPAAIKARLPAVRYADLLGARRAPPGPAVCAVCLGALQARHRVRELGNCAHAFHKACIDKWVDKGQATCPLCRAFLLPGLSAGDGDGDGDGELASSSFPFSF; from the coding sequence ATGGGGTTCCCGTCGGTGTGCTACTGCGTGATCCTGCCGCAGCCGCTCATCCTGGTGCTGCAGCTGCTGGACTTCCTGCGGCACGCCGTGCTGCTCTGCCTCTCCTCGCTGGGCCTCGCGGCGCCGCCGGCCGCCGACGACCATCCGGCCTACGCCTacgcggcgccgccgccgccgccgtcggacCTCTGGGCACTGCAGCCGTCGTccctgcagcagcagcagcagcaggcggcggcggcggccctggcgccgccgcccacgccggcagcCATCAAGGCCCGCCTGCCCGCCGTCCGGTACGCCGACCTGCTCGGGGCCCGCCGCGCCCCGCCGGGCCCGGCCGTCTGCGCCGTGTGCCTCGGCGCGCTCCAGGCGCGGCACCGCGTCCGCGAGCTCGGCAACTGCGCGCACGCCTTCCACAAGGCCTGCATCGACAAGTGGGTCGACAAGGGCCAGGCCACCTGCCCGCTCTGCCGCGCCTTCCTCCTCCCCGGCCTCAGCGCCggagacggcgacggcgacggcgacggcgagctcgcctcctcctccttccctttctccttctgA